One Erysipelothrix amsterdamensis DNA window includes the following coding sequences:
- the brnQ gene encoding branched-chain amino acid transport system II carrier protein: MNKLSRLEVLSLGITVFSMFFGAGNLIFPSMIGYLSGYNLPISIFFFSMSAVFLTFLGISAVAKAEGFNPIGSKVHPHFATAFTVIIYISIGPGLAIPRAGTMPFEIAIKPMLSASNLGVAMLIYTFVFFGIAAWLSMKPNKLVDRMGKVLTPILLSLLIITSVLIFSKQAHVILPPKDPYRLHPATAAFINGYMTMDAIGSLTVGLVLSMIIQDIGITDKKLIRNTTYQVGAIAGILLFLVYILLALLGSHIAPNLPNATNGAEVLIAVSYAAYGSYGPIVLGLIFTLACLTTCVGLITSCSKYFSELLHILSYEKFVILLSIISLIIGNFGLNQILAISSPILSAIYPIAITLILLTLIGDIPDITFKITTIVVGCISILSSINHAYSTCFKLISTLPLHNLQLSWVIPGIVIAIITTIYANLTLIEA; this comes from the coding sequence ATGAACAAATTATCACGCCTTGAGGTACTTTCTCTTGGTATTACAGTTTTCTCTATGTTTTTTGGTGCTGGAAATCTTATTTTTCCTTCCATGATTGGTTATCTTTCGGGATATAACCTTCCAATATCAATTTTTTTCTTTTCAATGTCTGCCGTCTTTCTAACGTTTTTAGGCATTAGTGCCGTCGCAAAGGCTGAAGGCTTCAATCCAATTGGGTCAAAAGTTCACCCGCACTTTGCCACAGCGTTCACCGTTATTATTTATATTTCTATAGGACCTGGATTAGCGATTCCACGAGCAGGTACAATGCCCTTTGAAATTGCAATTAAACCGATGTTATCTGCATCGAACTTGGGTGTCGCAATGCTTATTTATACGTTTGTGTTCTTTGGTATTGCCGCATGGTTATCCATGAAACCCAATAAGTTAGTGGATCGTATGGGTAAAGTATTAACACCGATTCTTCTCAGTCTTTTGATTATTACTTCAGTCCTGATTTTTTCTAAACAGGCACATGTAATTTTACCTCCCAAAGATCCATATCGTCTCCATCCGGCAACGGCCGCATTTATTAATGGTTATATGACGATGGATGCGATCGGATCCCTTACAGTTGGACTTGTACTTTCTATGATTATACAAGACATCGGAATTACCGATAAAAAGCTGATTCGTAATACAACATATCAAGTTGGTGCGATTGCAGGGATCTTATTATTTCTTGTTTATATTCTTTTGGCACTTCTAGGCTCTCATATTGCACCAAATTTACCAAATGCTACCAATGGTGCAGAGGTCTTAATTGCTGTTTCATATGCGGCCTATGGGTCTTATGGTCCAATTGTACTTGGATTGATCTTTACCTTAGCATGCCTTACAACTTGTGTCGGATTAATTACTTCATGCAGTAAATATTTTTCAGAACTTCTACATATCCTAAGTTATGAAAAATTTGTTATCTTACTCTCAATAATTAGTTTAATCATTGGTAATTTCGGTTTGAATCAGATTTTAGCGATCAGTTCACCGATACTGAGTGCAATCTATCCAATCGCAATTACTTTAATTCTCTTAACCCTTATAGGCGACATACCCGATATAACATTTAAAATAACGACGATTGTTGTGGGATGTATTAGTATCCTATCAAGTATTAATCATGCTTACAGTACATGCTTTAAACTCATCTCGACGCTTCCATTACATAACCTTCAACTTTCTTGGGTCATACCTGGAATCGTCATTGCCATTATTACAACAATCTATGCAAACCTTACACTGATTGAAGCTTAA